One stretch of Punica granatum isolate Tunisia-2019 chromosome 5, ASM765513v2, whole genome shotgun sequence DNA includes these proteins:
- the LOC116207676 gene encoding shikimate kinase, chloroplastic, with amino-acid sequence MEVKVVQRPQISMWIEMDKIGRKPSGSLRFDPHRARGQQRVQVLISARLQPARVSNKQRASALEASYNSYKNFPASILESESINGPYDESVILKNKSQEIEPYLSGRCIYLVGMMGSGKTTVGKVLSQVLGYSFCDSDSLIEEEVNGTPVSDIFQLYGEGFFRDKETEILRKLSIMHRIVVSTGGGAVMRPINWKHMQNGISVWLDVPLEALAQRISAVGTKSRPLLHSDSSDAYRNTYKRLSNLFEERSEAYANANARVSLENIAVKLGYRDVSTLTPTAIAIEALDQIENYLKDEEGMSFGTF; translated from the exons ATGGAGGTGAAGGTCGTACAGAGGCCGCAAATCTCGATGTGGATCGAGATGGACAAGATCGGGAGGAAACCGAGTGGTTCGCTTCGGTTTGATCCTCATAGAGCAAGGGGCCAGCAAAGGGTTCAGGTGCTGATATCTGCCCGTCTGCAGCCAGCTAGAGTCTCTAATAAGCAAAGGGCAAGTGCTCTGGAGGCCTCTTATAATTCTTACAAGAATTTCCCAG CTTCAATATTGGAATCCGAAAGTATTAATGGTCCCTATGATGAATCTGTAATTCTGAAG AATAAATCTCAAGAGATTGAACCATATTTAAGTGGGCGCTGTATATATCTTGTTG GTATGATGGGCTCCGGAAAAACTACGGTGGGCAAGGTCCTATCGCAAGTGCTCGGATACTCTTTCTGCGACAG TGACTCATTGATAGAAGAGGAAGTAAATGGAACTCCTGTGTCTGATATCTTCCAGCTTTATGGAGAAGGCTTCTTCAGGGACAAGGAG ACTGAAATATTGCGGAAGCTTTCGATAATGCACCGAATCGTTGTCTCTACTGGCGGTGGCGCAGTCATGCGGCCAATCAATTG GAAACACATGCAGAATGGAATTAGTGTCTGGTTGGATGTCCCATTAGAAGCATTGGCGCAGAGAATTTCTGCTGTGGGAACTAAATCTCGTCCCCTTTTGCATAGCGATTCCAGTGATGCCTACAGAAAT ACATACAAGCGACTATCTAACCTTTTTGAAGAGAGAAGTGAAGCATATGCAAATGCCAATGCTCGGGTTTCCTTGGAAA ATATTGCTGTCAAGCTTGGTTACAGGGACGTGTCTACTCTCACACCAACTGCCATAGCAATTGAG GCTCTGGATCAGATTGAGAACTACTTGAAGGATGAAGAAGGCATGTCTTTCGGGACATTCTAG